The Fortiea contorta PCC 7126 genome has a segment encoding these proteins:
- a CDS encoding site-2 protease family protein, translating to MLTSETSIIATILLVALGILGWGFYRARPFGNLGVLAWLQSVVLMAPWLLFFGLFAAGIYINIVGVLFLVVVSAGLYIFLGKRLRSEGQDAILKQRATERLAAESAADGNSTPSADIAELKAEPPSIPDDDLQKIRSIFGIDTFFATEAIAYQEGAIFKGNLRGEPEAIHARLSQSLQERLGEQYRLFLIENIDGKPVVIVLPSRNDPRPMSLAQKAFAAILLLATIGTSLEAAGILLNFDLFSQPERFLEVLPISSGILAILVSHEIGHWLLARRHQVRLSWPFFLPAVQIGSFGAITRFESLLPNRKALFDIALAGPAVGGIISLLMLILGLLLSHPGSLFQVPSEFFQGSILVGSLARVVLGSALQSALINVHPLVIIGWLGLVITALNLMPAGQLDGGRIIQAIYGRKTAGRATFATLILLGIVSLANNLAMYWAIVILLLQRDLERPSLNEISEPDDARAALGLLALFLMITTLLPLTPALAGRLGIGG from the coding sequence ATGTTGACATCAGAAACTTCGATCATTGCTACGATCCTTTTGGTAGCTCTAGGAATTTTAGGTTGGGGCTTTTATCGCGCCAGACCTTTTGGGAATCTGGGAGTCCTGGCTTGGTTACAGTCGGTGGTATTGATGGCTCCCTGGCTGTTGTTCTTTGGATTATTTGCTGCTGGTATTTATATCAACATAGTGGGTGTGTTGTTTTTGGTGGTGGTTTCTGCTGGGTTGTACATCTTCTTGGGAAAAAGATTACGTTCTGAGGGACAAGATGCAATTCTCAAGCAGCGCGCCACAGAAAGGCTAGCGGCTGAATCTGCGGCTGACGGAAATTCAACACCCTCAGCAGATATCGCTGAACTCAAAGCCGAACCACCCTCAATTCCTGACGATGATTTGCAAAAAATCAGAAGCATTTTTGGGATTGATACATTCTTTGCCACAGAAGCGATCGCTTACCAAGAAGGTGCTATTTTTAAAGGTAATCTCCGAGGAGAACCAGAGGCAATTCACGCTCGTCTGAGTCAGAGTTTGCAGGAACGCTTGGGCGAGCAATATCGCCTATTTTTAATTGAAAATATAGACGGAAAACCTGTGGTCATTGTCCTACCCAGTCGCAATGACCCGCGCCCAATGTCGTTAGCTCAAAAAGCATTTGCGGCTATCTTGTTATTAGCAACTATTGGCACTAGTTTAGAAGCCGCAGGTATATTGCTGAATTTTGATTTATTTTCCCAACCAGAGAGATTTTTAGAAGTTTTACCGATTAGTTCTGGGATATTGGCGATTTTGGTAAGTCATGAAATCGGTCATTGGTTGTTAGCGCGACGTCACCAAGTCCGTTTGAGCTGGCCTTTCTTCCTTCCAGCGGTGCAAATTGGCTCTTTTGGCGCCATTACTCGATTTGAATCGCTGTTACCCAACCGCAAAGCGTTATTTGATATCGCTTTAGCAGGGCCAGCAGTTGGTGGGATTATTTCTTTATTAATGTTGATTCTCGGATTACTGCTTTCCCATCCTGGGAGTTTATTTCAAGTACCCAGTGAATTTTTCCAAGGTTCCATTTTAGTAGGTAGCTTGGCGCGGGTGGTGTTAGGTTCGGCTTTACAGTCGGCTTTAATCAACGTCCATCCTTTGGTGATTATTGGTTGGTTGGGGTTAGTCATCACTGCTTTAAACTTAATGCCAGCAGGACAATTAGATGGTGGTCGCATTATTCAAGCGATTTATGGTCGGAAAACCGCTGGACGGGCGACCTTTGCAACTTTAATTCTGCTGGGGATAGTATCACTTGCTAACAATCTAGCAATGTATTGGGCGATCGTGATTTTATTATTACAACGGGATTTAGAACGCCCCAGCTTGAATGAAATCAGCGAACCCGATGACGCCAGAGCTGCTTTGGGTCTTTTAGCTCTGTTTTTGATGATTACCACTCTCCTTCCCCTGACTCCCGCTTTGGCTGGGCGTTTGGGAATTGGTGGATAA
- the coaBC gene encoding bifunctional phosphopantothenoylcysteine decarboxylase/phosphopantothenate--cysteine ligase CoaBC translates to MSDLQTQQQQPRVLIGVSGGIAAYKVCEVVSQLFKTGVEVQVILTRSAQEFITPLTFATLSRHQAYTDELFWQPIHSRPLHIHLGENADLLVIAPMTANTLAKLAWGMADNLLTNTVLASTCPVLLAPAMNTDMWEQVTVQRNWQQLLTDQRYHGLNTASGLLACDRVGAGRMAEPPEILAYIQSLLHTRGRRDLAGKQVLISTGGTREYLDPVRFIGNPSTGKMGLALAQAALHRGANVTLVHGPASWNPPLGVHAIPVISAAQMQQVMVDYFPKADVIVMSAAVADVKPKDYSPEKLPKRSLPQSLPLEPVADIVAHLAQLKQPHQRLIGFAAQTGDIVKPAWEKLQNKKLDVIVANPIDQPDSGFGSNNNQAIFLDAQGRRREIPLGSKLQMAHYLYDFIR, encoded by the coding sequence GTGTAGAAGTGCAAGTCATTCTCACCCGTTCTGCACAAGAATTTATCACGCCGCTGACTTTCGCTACCCTATCTCGTCACCAAGCATACACAGATGAGCTTTTTTGGCAACCAATTCACTCGCGGCCTTTGCATATTCATTTGGGTGAAAACGCCGATTTATTAGTGATTGCGCCCATGACTGCAAATACACTAGCTAAATTAGCCTGGGGAATGGCTGACAATTTGCTCACCAATACTGTCTTGGCTTCCACTTGTCCTGTGTTGTTGGCGCCAGCCATGAATACGGATATGTGGGAACAAGTGACAGTACAGCGAAATTGGCAACAGTTATTGACAGATCAGCGGTATCATGGACTGAATACAGCATCAGGATTGTTAGCGTGCGATCGCGTTGGTGCTGGAAGAATGGCAGAACCTCCAGAAATCTTAGCTTATATCCAATCTCTGTTACACACCAGAGGACGGCGAGATTTGGCGGGTAAGCAAGTTTTGATTAGCACTGGAGGGACGCGAGAATATCTTGACCCGGTGCGGTTTATCGGCAACCCCTCCACAGGTAAAATGGGGTTGGCTTTAGCACAAGCTGCACTCCATCGCGGAGCAAATGTGACTTTAGTACACGGGCCAGCCAGTTGGAATCCGCCCTTGGGAGTCCACGCGATTCCTGTAATCAGCGCCGCACAAATGCAGCAAGTCATGGTAGATTATTTCCCAAAAGCTGATGTGATTGTCATGTCGGCGGCTGTGGCGGACGTCAAGCCCAAAGATTATAGCCCAGAAAAATTGCCCAAGCGATCGCTTCCCCAAAGCTTACCCCTAGAACCAGTAGCAGATATTGTCGCCCACCTAGCGCAACTCAAACAACCCCATCAGCGGTTAATTGGCTTCGCTGCACAAACTGGCGATATTGTCAAGCCTGCTTGGGAAAAACTGCAGAATAAAAAATTAGATGTGATTGTCGCCAATCCCATCGACCAACCAGACAGCGGTTTTGGGAGTAACAATAATCAAGCCATATTTTTAGATGCTCAAGGGCGACGTAGAGAAATTCCGCTTGGCTCTAAATTGCAAATGGCACATTATTTATATGATTTTATTAGATAA